One window of the Aulosira sp. FACHB-615 genome contains the following:
- a CDS encoding sensor histidine kinase, producing the protein MSSELTALISPPVLSIASNNYLSLESNLQELPMYDFAVDISCTCTEVANFLERYPRLPGVVLQERGKFLGMISRRRVLEFLIRPFGQELFAKANINELYSYARTEIMLLPETTTILTAMQHTLKRSPELFAEPIVVKTETNTYKLLDIHDLSLAAWQIRGIETQVRYERSQAQMIQNDKMARLGRLVDGVAHEILDPVGFIWGNLTYISKYSQDLLKLIAAYSEDLPEASAAINYLKDEIEFDFLEEDLSKALASAHTGAERLKKLVTSLQNFCHIDEIYPKPVDINACIDGIILLLKSRLKGEIEIVKKYGKIPPVPCFMGQLHQVLMNIFSQTVDGLLDEAVRQQFQQASCSDINQPQIIITTAVISQAPTHPNAPDSRWVCISIVDNSPGMSEEAQKQILDSFSTEKRADVETSLGVSYRIITARHGGKLDFRSQEGVGSEFKILLPLV; encoded by the coding sequence GTGTCATCAGAATTAACTGCTTTAATTTCACCACCAGTTTTATCTATTGCCAGCAATAACTATCTCAGTTTAGAGTCAAATTTACAAGAATTGCCTATGTATGACTTTGCTGTAGATATTAGTTGTACATGCACTGAAGTAGCTAATTTTTTAGAAAGATACCCGCGCTTACCAGGTGTAGTTTTACAAGAACGGGGAAAATTTTTGGGGATGATTTCGCGGCGACGTGTTCTAGAATTTCTGATTCGTCCTTTTGGACAAGAGTTATTTGCTAAAGCCAACATTAACGAGCTTTACAGCTATGCACGTACAGAAATTATGCTGCTACCAGAGACGACGACGATTTTAACAGCAATGCAGCATACACTCAAGCGATCGCCTGAACTTTTTGCCGAACCGATTGTTGTCAAAACAGAAACAAATACTTACAAATTATTAGATATTCACGACTTGAGTTTAGCAGCTTGGCAAATTCGCGGCATTGAAACTCAAGTACGCTACGAACGTAGTCAAGCCCAAATGATTCAAAATGATAAAATGGCACGTTTAGGGCGTTTAGTTGACGGCGTAGCCCATGAAATTTTAGACCCCGTTGGTTTTATTTGGGGCAATTTAACTTACATCTCAAAATATAGTCAAGACTTACTCAAGCTAATAGCTGCTTACTCCGAAGATTTACCCGAAGCTTCCGCCGCCATTAACTATCTCAAAGATGAAATTGAATTTGATTTTTTAGAAGAAGATTTATCCAAAGCTTTAGCCAGCGCCCACACTGGTGCAGAAAGATTAAAAAAACTCGTCACCAGTTTACAAAATTTCTGCCATATTGATGAAATTTATCCCAAACCAGTAGACATTAACGCTTGTATAGACGGGATTATTCTTTTGTTAAAAAGCCGTTTAAAAGGTGAAATTGAAATTGTCAAGAAATATGGCAAAATTCCCCCAGTTCCTTGCTTTATGGGACAACTGCACCAAGTATTAATGAATATTTTTAGTCAGACTGTAGATGGCTTATTAGATGAAGCTGTTCGCCAACAGTTTCAACAAGCATCTTGTTCTGACATAAATCAACCCCAAATTATCATCACTACAGCCGTTATTTCTCAAGCACCAACCCACCCAAATGCCCCGGATTCTCGTTGGGTTTGTATTAGCATCGTTGATAATAGCCCCGGAATGTCAGAAGAAGCACAAAAACAAATTCTTGATTCTTTTTCAACGGAAAAACGGGCTGATGTAGAAACTAGTTTAGGCGTTAGTTACCGAATTATCACCGCAAGACATGGCGGTAAATTAGATTTTCGTTCCCAAGAAGGGGTGGGTTCGGAATTTAAAATACTTTTGCCCTTGGTGTGA
- a CDS encoding permease, giving the protein MNQLNNGFTIFLSLLVEAMPFLLLGVLFSSLLLFFVDERKLVEKMPKNPLLGALVGSMVGFLFPVCECGNVPVARRLLIQGVPTPVAIGFLLAAPTINPIVIWATWTAFRDQPEIVVLRVVFSLLIATTVGFVFSFQKDLTPIVQPAIARYMKFNPPAKVETQRRGKRYQLPPESTTPTLLQSGTYILGGKAGTPNRMDGTADDPLANSNKPLAAKLRLLMDNSIQELRELGGVMVIGSAIAAAIQVFAPRDLILSLGAGPVSSIIVMLILAAVVSICSTVDSFFALSFASAFSSGSLLAFLVFGPMIDIKSVGLMLSIFKPRAIFYLFALAGQLTFLFTLFINLHVL; this is encoded by the coding sequence ATGAATCAACTGAACAATGGTTTCACGATATTTCTGAGTCTGCTAGTCGAAGCGATGCCGTTTTTGCTTCTAGGGGTTTTATTCTCTAGTTTGCTGCTGTTTTTTGTTGATGAGCGCAAATTAGTCGAAAAAATGCCCAAAAATCCCCTATTGGGGGCTTTAGTTGGCAGTATGGTGGGTTTTTTATTTCCGGTGTGTGAGTGTGGCAATGTGCCGGTAGCGCGGCGCTTGCTGATTCAGGGCGTACCCACACCTGTAGCGATTGGTTTTTTACTAGCAGCGCCAACGATTAACCCGATTGTGATTTGGGCAACTTGGACGGCGTTCCGCGATCAGCCAGAAATCGTGGTTTTACGGGTAGTATTTTCCTTATTGATTGCCACAACTGTTGGCTTTGTGTTTAGTTTTCAAAAGGACTTGACTCCCATAGTCCAACCTGCGATCGCCCGTTATATGAAGTTTAATCCCCCAGCGAAAGTCGAAACCCAACGGCGGGGTAAACGTTACCAACTTCCCCCAGAATCAACAACACCAACTTTGTTGCAATCTGGGACATATATTTTGGGAGGGAAAGCAGGTACACCCAACCGGATGGATGGCACAGCAGATGACCCCCTAGCAAACTCAAATAAACCACTGGCGGCAAAACTCCGGCTGTTGATGGATAACAGTATCCAAGAATTGCGCGAACTGGGCGGAGTTATGGTAATTGGTAGTGCGATCGCAGCTGCTATCCAAGTCTTTGCACCCCGCGATTTAATCCTGAGCCTCGGTGCTGGCCCGGTTAGTTCCATCATCGTGATGCTAATTTTGGCAGCCGTTGTCTCAATTTGTTCCACAGTCGATTCCTTTTTTGCCCTATCCTTTGCATCAGCATTTAGTAGTGGTTCCTTGCTGGCATTTTTGGTATTTGGGCCAATGATCGACATTAAAAGCGTTGGGTTAATGTTATCCATTTTCAAGCCAAGAGCAATTTTCTACCTCTTTGCCTTAGCCGGACAATTGACATTTTTATTCACGCTGTTTATTAACTTGCACGTTCTTTAA
- a CDS encoding DUF2808 domain-containing protein, whose product MTSSVTTPQSPRNQEIITTPPTPQPLTSPKTTYFAQQPSLVEVTTDDNQAKALGATYYFTINLPEGAGTSLQQITINQREGAEYIRFRLKETVAFKGGRSQTREKLQLKDISSDRKTQTISFTFDPPVSPGTKITISLKAQQNPQRGGVYLFGVTASPIGEKPHSQFLGFGRLQFYQHI is encoded by the coding sequence ATGACATCTTCTGTTACCACACCTCAATCACCCCGCAATCAAGAAATCATCACCACCCCGCCGACTCCGCAGCCTTTGACTTCACCCAAAACAACATATTTTGCTCAACAGCCGAGTTTAGTAGAAGTCACAACAGACGACAATCAAGCCAAAGCTTTAGGCGCAACTTATTACTTTACAATTAACTTGCCAGAAGGTGCGGGGACATCTCTCCAACAAATTACAATTAACCAGCGTGAAGGTGCAGAATATATCCGCTTTCGTCTCAAAGAAACTGTCGCCTTTAAAGGAGGACGTTCTCAAACAAGAGAGAAACTGCAACTCAAAGATATTAGCAGCGATCGCAAAACCCAAACCATATCTTTTACTTTTGATCCGCCAGTTTCACCTGGAACAAAAATTACCATTAGTTTAAAAGCCCAACAAAATCCCCAAAGAGGTGGCGTTTATCTCTTTGGTGTGACCGCATCGCCAATTGGAGAAAAACCTCACAGTCAATTTTTAGGTTTTGGTAGATTACAGTTTTATCAACATATTTAA
- a CDS encoding NINE protein: MLVKRKSRSIAAILAFSGTLTVSGLHKFYLGQPLWGILYVLLSWTPIPKVASAIEGVWYLALDEEAFDRNFNQGKSAVKFSQSASNQVETVANALRELDALRQDGLISEYEFEQKRRQLLDQIS; the protein is encoded by the coding sequence ATGTTGGTAAAACGCAAAAGCCGCAGTATCGCTGCTATTCTCGCTTTTTCTGGTACGCTCACCGTCTCAGGATTACACAAGTTCTATTTAGGTCAGCCGTTGTGGGGGATTTTATATGTGCTGCTTTCTTGGACACCAATCCCCAAGGTGGCTAGTGCAATTGAAGGTGTGTGGTATTTAGCCTTAGATGAGGAAGCTTTTGACCGGAATTTTAATCAGGGTAAGTCGGCTGTTAAGTTTTCTCAATCAGCCAGTAATCAGGTAGAAACGGTGGCGAATGCTTTGCGCGAACTTGATGCACTGCGTCAAGATGGTCTAATTTCAGAATATGAATTTGAGCAAAAACGCCGCCAGCTACTCGACCAAATTTCTTGA
- a CDS encoding SDR family oxidoreductase — protein MKIQGNVALITGASRGIGRAIALALAQQGMKRLILVARDRQKLTEVAQEITAMGTEAVIIPLDLTRATEVNITVAQLWRNHGPIHLLVNCAGVAYQTSFLRSKLPQLQEELSVNLLGMYTLTSLIARRMASQKQGTIVNVSSLMGKVAAPTMATYSATKFAILGFTQALRQELAEYNIQVKALLPSLTDTDMVRDLQLFRWVIPMTPQQVAQALIVGLQNDAPEILVGWQSHLAVWCQRLAPWLLELILKIAAPPAPRKQQVVEKPSLFSRINRFCDVLLNRNVTPLVSARKS, from the coding sequence ATGAAGATTCAAGGTAATGTTGCTCTAATTACAGGGGCTTCTCGCGGTATTGGCAGAGCGATCGCCCTTGCTCTAGCACAACAAGGGATGAAAAGATTAATTTTAGTAGCACGCGATCGCCAAAAATTAACTGAAGTCGCCCAAGAAATTACGGCGATGGGAACAGAAGCCGTCATCATCCCACTAGATTTAACTCGCGCCACAGAAGTAAATATTACTGTAGCCCAATTGTGGCGCAATCATGGCCCGATTCATCTGCTGGTGAATTGTGCTGGTGTTGCTTATCAAACCTCATTCTTGCGTTCCAAACTTCCCCAACTCCAAGAAGAACTGTCTGTGAATTTGTTGGGAATGTACACCCTCACCAGTTTGATAGCCCGACGCATGGCCAGCCAAAAACAGGGGACAATTGTTAACGTCTCTAGTTTAATGGGGAAAGTCGCTGCACCAACAATGGCAACATATTCAGCTACAAAATTTGCCATCTTAGGATTTACCCAAGCCTTGCGTCAAGAATTAGCCGAGTACAATATTCAAGTCAAAGCCTTATTACCTTCTCTCACCGACACAGATATGGTGCGTGACTTGCAACTATTCCGTTGGGTGATTCCCATGACACCCCAACAAGTAGCGCAAGCATTGATCGTCGGATTGCAGAATGATGCACCAGAAATTTTAGTTGGATGGCAAAGTCATTTAGCTGTGTGGTGTCAACGCCTAGCCCCTTGGTTGTTAGAGTTGATTTTAAAAATTGCCGCGCCACCAGCACCAAGAAAGCAGCAAGTTGTCGAAAAACCAAGTTTATTCAGCCGGATCAATCGTTTTTGCGATGTTTTGTTAAATCGAAACGTAACTCCATTAGTATCTGCACGTAAGTCTTAA
- a CDS encoding glycosyl hydrolase family 57 — protein MISFPTTLPPEIVDGLPNISGWEKEVLAVVNHNKPIFLPSTNLRLEDVNAVFAIALHMHQPTIPAGYNGGLISNLQYMFEHPNEGDNHNAAPFAYCYSRMGDFIPELVSQGCNPRVMLDYSGNLLWGLRQMGRNDILDNLKKITCDSKYQPYVEWLGTMWSHAVVPSTPIPDIKLHILAWQQHFAAIFGWDALARVKGFSPPEMHLPNHPDTLFEFVKSLKECGYLWLLVQEHSVETINGESLRYKHLPHRLIARNSQGETISITALIKTQGSDTKLVAQMQPYYEAKTLSKQQIDNVLVPPIVSQIGDGENGGVMMNEFPSAFKQAWWDMVNHGGGKSGVVGVCGTEYLELITAAGCNPEDYPTCQPVGQHLIWQRVASDNYHPEAVENAIQELKQSNPHFHVDGASWTNHISWVKGYENVLSPMNKLSSLFHEKTDKILVNDESGVITKQSQYRQALLYNLLLQTSCFRYWGQGTWTDYAKAIYQQGEALLHANF, from the coding sequence ATGATTTCCTTTCCTACGACTCTCCCGCCTGAAATCGTTGACGGCTTACCAAATATTTCTGGTTGGGAGAAAGAAGTTCTTGCGGTAGTCAACCACAACAAACCTATTTTTTTACCTTCAACCAATCTGAGGTTAGAGGATGTGAATGCGGTATTTGCGATCGCTTTACACATGCACCAGCCAACTATCCCCGCAGGATACAACGGCGGACTGATCAGCAATCTGCAATATATGTTTGAACATCCCAACGAAGGCGACAACCACAACGCCGCGCCTTTTGCTTATTGCTATAGTCGCATGGGTGATTTCATTCCCGAACTTGTCAGCCAAGGTTGCAATCCCCGCGTCATGTTAGATTACTCTGGCAATTTGTTGTGGGGATTACGCCAGATGGGACGCAACGACATCCTTGACAACCTCAAAAAAATTACTTGCGATTCCAAATATCAACCTTATGTTGAATGGTTAGGAACAATGTGGAGTCATGCTGTTGTTCCTTCCACACCAATACCCGATATTAAATTGCATATTTTAGCTTGGCAACAACATTTTGCTGCTATTTTTGGCTGGGACGCATTGGCAAGAGTCAAAGGATTTTCACCGCCAGAAATGCACCTACCAAATCACCCTGATACTTTATTTGAATTTGTCAAATCTCTCAAAGAGTGTGGCTATCTTTGGTTATTAGTCCAAGAACATTCTGTAGAAACAATCAATGGTGAATCTCTGAGATATAAACATCTACCACACCGTTTAATAGCGCGTAATTCTCAAGGTGAAACAATTAGTATTACAGCCTTAATTAAAACTCAAGGTTCTGATACAAAATTAGTTGCTCAAATGCAGCCATACTACGAAGCTAAAACACTCTCTAAACAACAAATAGATAATGTATTAGTACCACCGATAGTCAGTCAAATTGGTGATGGGGAAAATGGCGGTGTGATGATGAATGAATTTCCCAGTGCTTTCAAACAAGCTTGGTGGGATATGGTTAATCATGGCGGTGGTAAATCTGGCGTTGTCGGAGTGTGCGGTACAGAATATTTAGAGTTAATTACAGCCGCAGGTTGTAACCCCGAAGATTATCCAACTTGTCAGCCAGTAGGACAGCATCTCATTTGGCAAAGAGTTGCATCCGATAATTATCACCCCGAAGCTGTGGAAAATGCCATCCAAGAATTAAAGCAAAGTAATCCTCACTTTCATGTAGATGGTGCTTCTTGGACAAATCATATTAGTTGGGTAAAAGGATATGAAAATGTATTATCTCCTATGAATAAACTCAGCAGTTTATTTCATGAAAAGACAGATAAAATTTTAGTCAACGATGAGTCTGGTGTAATTACTAAACAATCCCAATATCGGCAGGCATTACTCTATAATTTATTGCTGCAAACTAGCTGTTTTCGCTATTGGGGACAAGGTACTTGGACAGATTATGCTAAAGCAATTTATCAACAAGGAGAAGCTTTACTGCACGCAAATTTTTAA
- a CDS encoding ComEA family DNA-binding protein produces the protein MHNWLPLNFKLQKLRAKLLNDPYYRLQSGEEIQIAAQLGIRIDVNQATVDDWLRLPGLSIHQARSLVELSRSGVKFYCIEDIAAALSLPVQRLKPLEPLLHFVYYDNESLVHTNHLVNPNTATVEMLAQTPLIDLSLAQAVVENRQAHGLYRNIADFQQRLQLPAEAIAQLMYFLRF, from the coding sequence ATGCACAACTGGCTACCTTTAAACTTTAAGTTACAAAAACTCCGCGCCAAATTGCTGAATGATCCTTACTATCGGTTGCAGTCTGGTGAAGAAATTCAAATAGCGGCGCAATTGGGTATTCGGATTGATGTGAATCAAGCGACAGTGGATGATTGGTTGCGCTTACCGGGTTTGTCGATTCACCAAGCGCGATCGCTTGTCGAACTTTCTCGTTCTGGGGTTAAATTTTACTGTATCGAAGATATTGCCGCCGCTTTGAGTTTACCAGTGCAGCGTCTCAAGCCATTAGAACCACTGCTGCACTTTGTTTACTACGACAATGAGTCTCTGGTGCATACAAATCATTTAGTGAATCCCAACACTGCTACAGTCGAGATGTTGGCGCAAACGCCATTGATTGATTTGTCCCTTGCTCAAGCAGTAGTGGAAAATCGCCAAGCTCATGGACTATATCGTAATATCGCTGATTTTCAACAACGATTGCAGTTACCTGCCGAAGCGATCGCGCAATTAATGTATTTTCTGCGGTTTTAA
- a CDS encoding TIGR03943 family putative permease subunit, with product MTPKAQRLNLLLSWLDVIAITAWGILMLKYWLTGKLNLLIHPNYFGLVLVAGIALIIVGLFKMQELWQRHRRDILPNVQHITLFPPGWGGALLLTAAILGFIITPQVFASDKALNRGVSDLLGTSRIKPQAFRASVRPEERSLVDWVRTLNVYPEPDAYTGQKAKVQGFVIRPPDLSKEYIFLARFILSCCAADAYPVGLPVKLPANPEQYNPDTWLEVEGQMVTDNLNGKRQLTIVANSVKKIPQPQNPYSY from the coding sequence ATGACACCTAAAGCTCAACGCCTGAATTTATTACTCTCTTGGCTGGATGTCATAGCCATCACAGCTTGGGGAATTTTAATGTTGAAATACTGGCTGACTGGCAAGCTGAATTTGCTGATTCACCCAAATTATTTTGGTTTGGTGTTAGTAGCTGGTATTGCCTTAATTATTGTTGGCTTATTCAAAATGCAAGAACTTTGGCAACGTCATCGCCGCGATATTTTGCCAAATGTCCAGCATATAACTTTATTTCCGCCTGGTTGGGGTGGCGCGTTGCTGTTAACGGCGGCCATTTTAGGTTTCATTATTACACCGCAAGTTTTTGCCAGTGACAAAGCCCTCAACCGTGGCGTGAGTGATTTACTGGGAACTTCCCGAATTAAACCCCAAGCCTTCCGCGCTTCGGTTCGTCCAGAGGAGCGATCGCTAGTAGATTGGGTAAGAACTCTCAATGTTTATCCCGAACCCGACGCATACACAGGACAAAAAGCCAAAGTCCAAGGCTTTGTAATTCGTCCTCCAGATTTAAGCAAAGAATATATATTTCTCGCCCGATTTATTCTCTCATGCTGTGCGGCGGATGCTTACCCCGTCGGTTTACCCGTGAAATTACCAGCCAATCCCGAACAATACAACCCTGATACCTGGTTAGAAGTCGAAGGACAAATGGTTACAGACAACCTCAACGGGAAACGCCAACTCACCATTGTGGCGAACTCTGTCAAAAAGATTCCCCAACCCCAAAATCCCTATAGTTATTAA